The following are encoded together in the Onychostoma macrolepis isolate SWU-2019 chromosome 03, ASM1243209v1, whole genome shotgun sequence genome:
- the rtbdn gene encoding retbindin, with amino-acid sequence MGMFKVLLSLAHLTSLLAAAVMSHEGACLQDGRHKATPSPEPHLKQCSLYMENSCCSEKDVQDLSGSVSGVDSSHWDKCGVLSPLCESFLKRVACFYRCSPDAARWPHPHRDSSLKAVPLCHSFCRDWYEACKMDMTCARDWTTDPRGQNCSGGCVQYQQMYQHGRDLCESLWGDAFMTVEDDPGEEDGVEGHSCGCLTLSPSDREVIAALRVQEGDPEELDTTKSGLPQYRAPCPPAGRQTRSATAPPQARRSSANAVLRKRSVLTSDMEGSGSGF; translated from the exons ATGGGCATGTTCAAAGTTCTGCTCAGCCTCGCACACCTCACGAGTCTATTGGCCGCCGCTGTGATGAGTCACGAGGGGGCGTGTCTGCAGGATGGGAGACACAAAGCCACACCCAGCCCAGAGCCTCACCTGAAGCAGTGTTCGCTCTACATGGAGA ACTCGTGTTGTTCAGAGAAGGATGTCCAGGATCTGTCCGGCTCTGTGTCCGGCGTAGACAGCTCTCACTGGGATAAGTGTGGTGTCCTCAGCCCTCT ctGTGAGTCCTTCCTGAAGCGCGTCGCCTGTTTTTACCGCTGTTCTCCTGATGCCGCTCGCTGGCCACACCCACATCGTGACTCCTCCCTAAAGGCGGTGCCTCTGTGTCACAGTTTCTGCAGAGATTG GTACGAGGCCTGTAAAATGGACATGACATGTGCTCGGGACTGGACCACTGACCCGCGTGGACAGAACTGCAGTGGCGGCTGTGTGCAGTACCAACAG ATGTACCAGCACGGCCGAGACCTCTGCGAGAGTCTTTGGGGAGATGCTTTCATGACAGTTGAAGATGACCCCGGGGAGGAAGACGGTGTTGAAGGCCATAGCTGCGGCTGTCTGACCCTCAGCCCATCTGACCGAGAGGTGATCGCTGCTCTGAGGGTTCAGGAAGGAGACCCTGAGGAACTGGACACCACCAAGAGCGGCCTGCCACAGTACAGAGCTCCCTGCCCTCCTGCAGGGCGTCAGACGCGCAGCGCCACAGCCCCTCCACAGGCCCGGAGGAGCAGTGCCAACGCCGTACTGCGCAAGCGCTCTGTACTCACCAGCGACATGGAGGGCAGCGGAAGTGGCTTCTAG
- the junbb gene encoding junB proto-oncogene, AP-1 transcription factor subunit b, producing MSTKMEQPFYHDDSFLLGYGHNDAALHDYKLQKQSMNLNLSEPYRNLKSDLYQTSSADMGSLKLASPELERLIIQNSNGVLTTPTPGQYLYSRGITDEQEGFAEGFVKALDDLHKLNQMPPPNVSIGAGGVTTCSTTASVFGSSLQSEPPIYTTLNAYCPAPSHPSTTISYLPPHVQQSHNPENTHGFHHSGAFPQRFVPLKEEPQTVPDMHSSDGSPPMSPIDMESQELIKAERKKLRNRLAATKCRRRKLERIARLEEKVKVLKSDNAGLSNTASVLRDQVAQLKQKVLRHMNSGCQLMLTSKMEAF from the coding sequence ATGAGTACAAAAATGGAGCAGCCGTTTTATCACGACGACTCGTTTCTGTTGGGTTACGGTCACAACGACGCGGCACTGCACGACTATAAACTCCAGAAACAGAGTATGAACTTGAACCTGTCAGAGCCCTATCGGAACCTCAAATCGGATCTGTATCAGACCAGCAGCGCCGATATGGGCTCGCTCAAACTCGCCTCGCCGGAGCTGGAGAGGCTCATCATCCAGAACAGCAACGGGGTGCTGACGACGCCCACCCCGGGCCAGTATCTCTACAGTCGGGGGATCACCGACGAGCAGGAGGGCTTCGCGGAGGGCTTCGTCAAGGCTCTGGACGATCTTCACAAGCTGAACCAGATGCCCCCGCCCAACGTGTCGATTGGAGCCGGCGGCGTGACGACGTGCTCGACTACCGCGTCCGTTTTTGGCTCCTCCCTGCAGTCTGAGCCTCCCATTTACACGACGCTGAACGCGTACTGCCCAGCGCCCAGCCACCCGTCCACCACCATCAGCTACCTGCCGCCGCACGTACAGCAGAGCCACAACCCGGAAAACACGCACGGGTTCCATCACTCCGGCGCCTTCCCGCAGCGCTTCGTGCCTTTGAAAGAGGAGCCCCAGACCGTTCCCGACATGCACAGCAGCGACGGCTCGCCACCCATGTCTCCCATCGACATGGAGAGCCAGGAACTCATCAAGGCAGAGCGCAAGAAGCTCCGGAACCGACTGGCGGCCACCAAATGCCGCCGGCGCAAGCTGGAACGCATCGCGCGGCTGGAGGAGAAAGTGAAGGTGCTCAAGTCCGACAACGCGGGGCTGTCCAACACAGCCTCCGTCCTGCGGGACCAAGTGGCCCAACTCAAACAGAAGGTCCTGAGGCACATGAACAGCGGCTGTCAGCTGATGTTGACCAGCAAGATGGAAGCGTTTTAA